The DNA window TTTCTACTTTTTCACACGATCTTCATTCTGCTTTACAAAACTTGCCCAACCAGAATAACTTTTACCAACTTCAATACGACCTTCATTATAAAAATGACAAACTGCTGCAGCCAAACCATCCATAGAATCTAAATTTTTAGGCAAGGTTTTTAAACCTAACATACTTTGAAGCATTTTGGCCACTTGCTCTTTGCTGGCATTTCCGTTTCCTGTAATTGCCATTTTAATTTTTTTAGGCGCATACTCTGTAATTGGAACTTCGCGAGATAAACCAGCTGCCATTGCAACACCTTGTGCTCTTCCTAATTTTAACATACTTTGAACGTTCTTACC is part of the Psychroserpens ponticola genome and encodes:
- the ruvC gene encoding crossover junction endodeoxyribonuclease RuvC; its protein translation is MAKEKIILGIDPGTTIMGFGLIKVEGKKMTFLQLNELDLKKYSDHYLKLKLIFERTIELIDTHHPDEIAIEAPFFGKNVQSMLKLGRAQGVAMAAGLSREVPITEYAPKKIKMAITGNGNASKEQVAKMLQSMLGLKTLPKNLDSMDGLAAAVCHFYNEGRIEVGKSYSGWASFVKQNEDRVKK